One Candidatus Binatia bacterium genomic window carries:
- a CDS encoding urease accessory protein UreH, translated as MLSLVGVALAGLLLGVKHALDADHLVAVATIASESGAGWRAASVGAWWGLGHTAALAIAGVAVITLGITFPPWLTWWMELAVATALVGLGATTLYALGRGHTVHLHVHRHGDRWHAHPHVHYRDEGGTAEHSHHGAADLRALAFGLLHGFAGSAGLFLLVLATQPSSLAAWCYLAAFGAGSTAGMATFGLLLTAPLRWQRHRFALWQRRLRGLAAVASVLVGLLLGYELLL; from the coding sequence ATGCTCTCCCTCGTCGGCGTCGCCCTGGCCGGCTTGCTCTTAGGTGTGAAGCACGCCCTGGACGCCGATCACTTGGTCGCAGTGGCGACGATCGCTAGCGAAAGCGGCGCCGGGTGGCGGGCCGCCTCCGTTGGTGCGTGGTGGGGTTTGGGCCACACCGCCGCACTGGCAATCGCAGGCGTTGCCGTGATTACCCTCGGGATCACATTTCCGCCTTGGCTCACCTGGTGGATGGAGCTCGCTGTCGCAACCGCGCTGGTGGGGCTCGGCGCTACGACACTTTATGCACTCGGGCGCGGCCACACGGTGCACCTGCACGTGCACCGGCACGGTGATCGTTGGCATGCCCACCCGCATGTGCACTACCGTGATGAGGGAGGAACCGCGGAACACAGCCACCACGGTGCGGCGGATTTGCGAGCGCTCGCCTTCGGCCTGCTCCATGGCTTCGCCGGCAGCGCCGGACTATTTTTGCTTGTCCTCGCCACTCAGCCGAGCTCGCTGGCAGCTTGGTGCTATTTGGCTGCCTTCGGGGCGGGCTCCACGGCGGGGATGGCGACATTCGGCCTCCTTCTCACCGCGCCGCTGCGCTGGCAGCGGCATCGCTTTGCCTTGTGGCAGCGGCGGCTGCGAGGACTGGCTGCGGTAGCCAGTGTGCTCGTGGGCTTGCTGTTAGGCTACGAGCTGCTGCTGTAG